One stretch of Streptococcus australis DNA includes these proteins:
- a CDS encoding DUF1430 domain-containing protein — translation MKRLFILFSNLFILIFLLWIAFISPNTVIYRSLPVVGVLKQERNITNEELSANLDQLARESNSVIARQIQKTDSKGQVKFSYDIYGEGALPNGIKKEEKEFAAKKSLLTNYYILSGNLTLEKLDQKLHNLGFSKSFMNNPNFLQNFLAFFGSGAQSLALVIFIISFGALAIIQKTLEMRSAGIRYISGIRRYQLFGHSLMEDGKELFLGCIGGSVLGAILIYYLQLTPFAYSLIISASIIYNTLLFILSAFLSFFFAFSIQTVHLVSLLKGKIPLKRVLFFLFTCQFLAITVIGLSVHRVSIYGSIWQTYQEGKVAWSKETNWVQIGVNREDFSQGTNKETQIENRAKWSKLIESGIEKGGLLVYHQLAPFDSKGFMNDPRTGRKISITDYDPLANTLYVTPNYLDIQRISVSPEEKERLNHLQAGEFGLLLPEKLKGQEEELKKRYEDYLTPSDEQGKSQLPMKARVTYLPNNQKRFIYNNTPMSYQQFLTDPILVVVRPTSFGGYENPYFSHLNSYLYFDGLEKSKKLVAENGLEKNVSQYDYAAAVYQQMMQSIQLENLMTIAGGVFGMATSILLFNTMNFLYFEEFRRPIFLKKIAGMDFLKIHKSMLVSEITMLLLGSVLIFFLTQEWWIALVTLLLFTTNAWLILLYRSHKEEHFLPIILKGA, via the coding sequence ATGAAACGTTTATTTATACTTTTTTCGAACCTTTTTATTCTAATCTTTCTGCTTTGGATTGCCTTTATTTCACCAAATACGGTCATCTACCGAAGCCTCCCTGTGGTAGGAGTTCTTAAACAAGAAAGAAATATCACCAATGAGGAGCTTTCGGCCAACTTAGATCAGTTAGCAAGGGAAAGCAATAGTGTAATCGCTCGCCAGATTCAAAAAACGGATTCTAAAGGGCAAGTTAAGTTTTCGTATGATATCTACGGAGAAGGAGCACTTCCTAATGGCATCAAAAAAGAAGAGAAAGAATTCGCTGCAAAGAAAAGTTTGCTTACCAATTACTATATACTATCTGGGAATTTAACCCTTGAAAAATTAGATCAAAAACTCCACAATCTTGGTTTTTCAAAAAGTTTCATGAATAACCCTAATTTCCTGCAAAATTTTCTCGCATTTTTTGGTTCTGGTGCCCAATCTCTAGCCTTGGTTATTTTTATCATCAGCTTTGGTGCATTGGCCATTATTCAAAAAACACTTGAAATGAGAAGTGCAGGGATTCGTTACATTTCTGGAATAAGACGATACCAGCTCTTTGGACATTCTCTCATGGAAGATGGTAAAGAATTGTTTTTAGGATGTATTGGTGGCAGTGTCCTGGGAGCTATTCTGATTTATTATTTACAATTGACCCCTTTTGCCTATTCCCTCATCATTTCAGCTAGTATTATTTACAATACACTTTTATTTATTTTATCTGCTTTTCTATCCTTTTTCTTTGCATTCAGTATTCAGACAGTACACTTGGTCAGCCTTTTAAAGGGGAAAATTCCATTAAAAAGAGTCTTGTTTTTTCTCTTTACATGTCAATTTCTTGCAATCACTGTCATTGGTCTTTCAGTTCATCGTGTCAGCATTTATGGCTCTATCTGGCAGACTTACCAAGAGGGGAAAGTGGCTTGGTCTAAAGAGACGAATTGGGTTCAAATTGGTGTAAATCGGGAGGATTTTTCACAGGGTACAAACAAAGAGACGCAAATTGAGAACAGAGCCAAATGGTCTAAGCTCATCGAGTCTGGCATCGAAAAAGGTGGTCTCTTGGTCTATCATCAGCTCGCACCTTTTGATTCAAAAGGCTTCATGAATGATCCTAGAACGGGTAGAAAGATTTCAATCACAGATTACGATCCTCTTGCCAATACCCTGTATGTCACACCAAATTACCTTGATATCCAAAGGATCTCAGTTTCCCCCGAGGAAAAAGAGCGTTTGAATCACTTGCAAGCTGGAGAGTTTGGACTCTTGCTCCCTGAAAAGTTGAAAGGACAAGAAGAGGAGTTGAAAAAACGCTATGAAGATTATCTGACTCCTAGTGATGAACAAGGAAAGAGTCAGTTGCCTATGAAAGCACGGGTGACCTATCTTCCTAACAACCAAAAACGATTTATCTATAATAATACACCGATGAGCTATCAGCAATTTCTGACAGATCCGATTTTGGTTGTTGTTCGACCTACAAGCTTTGGTGGCTACGAAAATCCTTATTTCTCTCATCTTAATTCTTATCTATACTTTGATGGTCTGGAAAAAAGCAAGAAACTAGTAGCTGAGAATGGGCTTGAAAAAAACGTTAGTCAATATGACTATGCAGCAGCTGTCTATCAGCAGATGATGCAATCCATTCAATTAGAGAACCTCATGACCATTGCTGGAGGTGTTTTCGGAATGGCGACCTCCATTCTACTCTTTAACACCATGAATTTTCTCTATTTTGAAGAGTTTAGAAGACCGATCTTTCTGAAGAAAATTGCGGGCATGGACTTTTTGAAAATTCACAAAAGTATGCTCGTATCAGAGATTACCATGCTACTATTAGGTAGCGTCCTGATTTTCTTTCTCACACAGGAGTGGTGGATTGCTCTCGTCACGCTTTTATTATTTACGACCAATGCATGGCTGATTCTCCTTTACCGCTCGCATAAAGAAGAGCATTTCTTGCCCATTATTCTGAAAGGAGCCTAA
- a CDS encoding lactococcin 972 family bacteriocin, translated as MSCSLACPVFADWVSGGNWSYGGYHDSGNWGAFSSYFHDYRWHWSSVARASDSKSNVGYASAHYISKSFINTSFDEFVYFNLG; from the coding sequence TTGAGTTGTAGCTTAGCGTGTCCTGTCTTTGCTGATTGGGTATCTGGTGGTAACTGGAGTTACGGAGGATATCATGATTCAGGCAATTGGGGAGCATTCTCAAGTTATTTCCACGACTATCGTTGGCATTGGTCAAGTGTGGCTCGAGCAAGTGACAGCAAATCTAATGTAGGTTATGCTTCTGCTCATTACATATCAAAATCGTTCATAAATACAAGTTTTGATGAATTTGTATACTTTAATTTAGGATAA
- a CDS encoding lipoate--protein ligase, with translation MKYIINHSNDTAFNIALEEYAFKHLLDEDQIFLLWINKPSIIVGRHQNTIEEINRDYVRENSIEVVRRISGGGAVYHDLNNLNYTIISKEDENKAFDFKSFSTPVINTLAQLGVKAEFTGRNDLEIDGKKFCGNAQAYINGRIMHHGCLLFDVDLSVLANALKVSKDKFESKGVKSVRARVTNIIDELPEKITVEEFRDLLLEYMKKEYPEMTEYVFSEQELAEINRIKDTKFGTWDWNYGKSPEFNVRRGTKFTSGKVEIFANVLESKIQDIKIYGDFFGIEDVAAVEDVLRGVKYEREDVLKALETIDITRYFAGISREEIAEAVVG, from the coding sequence ATGAAATACATTATCAATCATTCAAACGACACTGCCTTTAATATTGCCTTGGAAGAGTATGCCTTTAAACACCTACTTGATGAGGATCAGATCTTCCTACTTTGGATCAATAAACCATCTATCATTGTTGGTCGTCACCAGAATACTATTGAAGAAATTAACCGTGATTATGTTCGAGAAAATAGTATTGAGGTAGTCCGCCGTATCAGTGGTGGTGGAGCTGTTTATCACGATTTAAACAACCTCAACTACACCATCATTTCAAAAGAAGATGAAAACAAGGCCTTTGACTTCAAGAGCTTCTCAACTCCAGTCATCAATACTTTGGCTCAACTTGGTGTTAAAGCTGAATTTACAGGTCGTAATGACTTAGAAATTGACGGTAAGAAATTCTGTGGTAATGCCCAAGCCTATATCAACGGCCGTATCATGCACCACGGTTGCTTGCTCTTTGACGTTGATCTGTCAGTCCTTGCTAATGCTCTGAAAGTTTCAAAAGATAAATTTGAGTCAAAAGGTGTGAAATCCGTCCGTGCCCGTGTGACCAATATTATCGATGAATTACCAGAAAAGATCACAGTTGAAGAATTCCGTGATTTGCTATTGGAATACATGAAAAAAGAGTATCCAGAGATGACAGAATACGTTTTTTCTGAGCAAGAATTGGCTGAAATCAATCGCATCAAGGATACTAAGTTTGGAACTTGGGACTGGAACTACGGTAAATCACCTGAGTTTAACGTCCGTCGTGGAACAAAATTCACTAGTGGTAAGGTTGAAATCTTTGCGAATGTTCTCGAATCAAAAATCCAAGACATCAAAATTTATGGAGATTTCTTTGGTATCGAAGACGTTGCGGCTGTAGAAGATGTCCTTCGTGGAGTTAAATACGAACGCGAAGATGTCCTTAAGGCCTTAGAAACTATTGATATTACACGCTACTTTGCTGGTATCAGCCGTGAAGAAATCGCTGAAGCAGTGGTGGGATAA
- the lpdA gene encoding dihydrolipoyl dehydrogenase, with protein MALEVIMPKAGVDMTEGQIVQWNKKVGEFVKEGEILLEIMTDKVSMELEAEEDGYLIAILKGDGETVPVTEVIGYLGEEGENIPTAGAAAPESKPAPAASASNDDGKSDDAFDIVVIGGGPAGYVAAIKAAQLGGKVALVEKSELGGTCLNRGCIPTKTYLHNAEIIENIGHAANRGIVIENPNFTVDMDKLLETKSKVVNTLVGGVAGLLRSYGVTVHKGIGTITKDKNVLVNGSELLETKKIILAGGSKVSKINVPGMESSLVMTSDDILEMNEVPESLVIIGGGVVGIELGQAFMTFGSKVTVIEMMDRIVPAMDAEVSKNLRLILERKGMTILTGTKLQEIIEENGQLRIKVEGQDDIIANKALLSIGRVPDLEGIGEVEFELDRGRIKVNEYMETSVPGIYAPGDINGTKMLAHAAFRMGEVAAENALKGNHAVAKLNLTPAAIYTLPEVAAVGLTEEQAREKYDVAIGKFNFAANGRAIASDAAQGFVKVIADKKYGEILGVHIIGPAAAELINEASSIIEMEITVEEMLKTIHGHPTYSEVMYEAFADVLGMAIHSPKKK; from the coding sequence ATGGCCTTAGAAGTAATTATGCCAAAAGCCGGCGTGGATATGACAGAAGGACAAATCGTCCAATGGAATAAAAAAGTCGGAGAATTTGTAAAAGAAGGAGAAATCCTTTTGGAAATCATGACTGACAAAGTCAGCATGGAATTGGAAGCCGAAGAAGATGGATACTTGATTGCCATCCTTAAAGGAGATGGTGAAACTGTTCCAGTAACTGAAGTTATCGGTTATCTTGGCGAAGAAGGTGAAAACATCCCAACCGCTGGAGCGGCAGCGCCAGAATCAAAACCTGCACCTGCAGCTAGTGCCTCAAACGACGATGGTAAGAGCGATGATGCCTTTGATATCGTTGTAATTGGTGGAGGTCCTGCTGGTTATGTTGCAGCGATTAAAGCTGCCCAACTCGGTGGGAAGGTTGCCCTTGTTGAGAAATCAGAACTCGGTGGAACGTGCTTGAACCGTGGCTGTATCCCAACCAAGACCTACCTTCACAACGCTGAAATCATCGAAAACATCGGTCATGCAGCAAACCGTGGTATCGTCATCGAAAATCCAAACTTCACTGTAGATATGGACAAACTCCTTGAAACCAAGTCTAAGGTTGTTAATACTTTGGTTGGTGGCGTTGCAGGTCTTCTTCGTAGCTACGGAGTTACTGTTCATAAGGGAATTGGAACCATCACTAAAGACAAGAATGTCTTGGTTAATGGTTCAGAATTGCTTGAAACCAAGAAAATCATCCTTGCTGGTGGTTCAAAAGTCAGCAAGATCAACGTTCCTGGTATGGAATCTTCACTCGTGATGACAAGTGACGACATTCTTGAAATGAACGAAGTTCCAGAAAGCCTTGTTATCATCGGTGGTGGCGTTGTCGGTATCGAACTCGGTCAGGCCTTCATGACATTTGGCTCAAAAGTAACTGTTATCGAAATGATGGACCGTATCGTTCCAGCTATGGATGCCGAAGTTTCTAAGAACCTTCGCTTGATCCTTGAGCGCAAAGGAATGACCATCTTAACAGGTACAAAACTGCAAGAAATTATCGAGGAAAATGGTCAACTTCGTATCAAAGTTGAAGGACAAGACGATATTATTGCAAATAAAGCTCTTCTTTCAATCGGTCGTGTACCAGATCTTGAAGGAATTGGCGAAGTTGAGTTTGAATTGGATCGTGGACGCATCAAGGTTAACGAATACATGGAAACTTCTGTTCCAGGTATCTACGCACCAGGTGACATCAACGGTACGAAGATGTTGGCGCATGCAGCCTTCCGCATGGGTGAAGTTGCCGCTGAAAATGCCCTCAAAGGAAACCATGCTGTTGCTAAATTGAACTTGACTCCAGCAGCTATCTACACTCTTCCTGAAGTAGCAGCAGTAGGTTTGACTGAAGAACAAGCACGTGAGAAATACGATGTAGCCATCGGTAAATTCAATTTTGCTGCCAACGGTCGTGCCATTGCATCAGATGCGGCTCAAGGTTTCGTTAAAGTTATTGCTGATAAGAAATACGGAGAAATCCTTGGTGTTCATATCATCGGTCCTGCAGCCGCAGAATTGATTAACGAGGCGTCAAGCATTATCGAAATGGAAATCACTGTTGAAGAAATGCTGAAGACTATCCACGGACACCCAACCTACTCTGAAGTGATGTACGAAGCGTTTGCGGATGTTCTAGGAATGGCTATCCATTCACCTAAGAAAAAATAA
- a CDS encoding dihydrolipoamide acetyltransferase, translating into MADDKLRATPAARKLADDLGINLYDVSGSGANGRVHKEDVETYKDTNVVRISPLAKRIALEHNIAWQEIQGTGHRGKIMKKDVLAFLPENIENDTIKSPAQIEKVEEVPDNITPYGEIERIPMTPMRKVIAQRMVESYLTAPTFTLNYNVDMSEMLALRKKVLDPIMEATGKKVTVTDLLSLAVVKTLMKHPYINASLTEDGKTIITHNYVNLAMAVGMDNGLMTPVVYNAEKMSLSELVVSFKDVIGRTLDGKLAPSELQNSTFTISNLGMFGVQSFGPIINQPNSAILGVSSTVEKPVVVNGEIVIRPIMSLGLTIDHRVVDGMAGAKFMKDLKALIENPISMLV; encoded by the coding sequence ATAAGCTAAGAGCGACTCCTGCGGCTAGAAAGTTAGCGGATGATCTAGGTATCAACCTCTACGACGTTTCTGGCTCAGGTGCAAACGGTCGTGTCCACAAAGAAGACGTGGAAACTTATAAAGACACAAACGTGGTTCGCATTTCGCCACTTGCAAAACGAATTGCCCTCGAACATAACATTGCTTGGCAGGAAATCCAAGGAACTGGTCATCGTGGTAAGATTATGAAGAAGGACGTTCTGGCCTTCCTTCCTGAAAATATCGAAAACGACACCATCAAGTCACCTGCTCAAATCGAAAAAGTGGAAGAAGTTCCAGACAATATCACTCCTTATGGTGAGATTGAGCGCATTCCAATGACACCAATGCGTAAGGTTATCGCCCAACGTATGGTTGAATCCTACTTAACTGCGCCAACCTTCACACTTAACTATAATGTCGATATGTCAGAAATGTTGGCTCTTCGTAAGAAGGTTCTTGATCCGATTATGGAAGCAACTGGTAAGAAAGTAACGGTTACAGACCTTCTTTCTCTCGCTGTTGTTAAGACATTGATGAAACACCCATACATCAACGCTTCATTGACCGAAGATGGTAAGACCATTATCACTCATAACTATGTCAACCTTGCTATGGCAGTCGGTATGGATAATGGCCTAATGACACCCGTTGTCTATAATGCTGAAAAAATGAGCTTGTCAGAGTTGGTTGTTTCCTTCAAAGATGTCATTGGTCGTACCTTGGATGGTAAATTAGCTCCAAGTGAGTTGCAAAACTCAACCTTCACAATTAGTAACTTGGGAATGTTTGGCGTTCAGTCCTTTGGTCCGATCATCAACCAACCTAACTCAGCCATTCTTGGTGTCAGTTCAACAGTTGAGAAACCTGTAGTTGTCAATGGTGAGATTGTGATTCGTCCAATCATGAGCCTTGGATTAACGATTGACCATCGTGTTGTAGATGGTATGGCTGGTGCTAAGTTTATGAAAGACTTGAAAGCCTTAATTGAGAACCCAATCTCAATGTTGGTTTAA